In Nostoc piscinale CENA21, the genomic stretch TATTTTCACCTTCAGTAGATAACAAAGGTAGGTCTGGTACTTCTATTAATTCAACAATGCCTTTGAGAATGTAGGGAAGCAATGAGCGAGTTACAGGTAAAACATTCTGCTTCATTTTTGCAGCTAAATCTCGCAGTGTCTGTTTACCATTCATCAAAGTGACAAAGTTATTGTAAACAGATGGACTTACCTGTTGTTGGAGTTGTTCTGGTCTCCGTAGAATCGGTGCTAAGTCAGGCGAAAAGTTTGCCAAGCCAGCTTCTGACCAACTTTTCCATGAGTCTTGCATCTGTTTGACAGACAAATCTGCACTCGTGAAACTCATTGGTGTTTCTAAAATAGTATCCTGGTTGCGATCGCAACTGAAAGCCACAAAATCTGTGTGCTGGGCTAAGTCAAATAACAATTCCGTAATTGTATTTTCGACAATTGCTTGAATTTGTTCTCTATGAATTTTCTGCCTTTTGTATAAAATTTCTAACAGGCGATAATCCCAGTAATAAACGGCAAAATCTTGCTGACGAAACTGAATTTTCTCCACATCTATTTGCGGACAATATTGTGCCATATATCTGCGCCAACGTCGAAAAGGATGAGTTCCCCCTGCGGCCCAAACTATCCGACCTAGCCGATAATAAAAAGACCAGTGATGTCCTTTAGCACTTTTGATGTTTAACTGACCGTTGTATTGTAGCTGAGTACAAGTTCTAAATTCATGAATGATGTTGTTTGATACCATTAGTTCCGGGTGTGTCATACCGTTTTTATATAATGCAAAAGTCAGCTTGCCCAAATCCACATTAGCTATATAGCTCTTGCCAAGAATCTAAAAGCTGGCGAAATAAATTTTGCAACCTTCTTTTTTTATATGGCTATTTTATGGACATTGATATATAGCCTTCCTTAAGTAAGATTGAACAGAGTCAGAAAATAGCAATAGGAAATGTTGTATTAGTAGCAAACCTATCTAATACAAACTTTTCGTTAATGGTTACCCAACTAAACTTATTTTTTATTTAAAAGTGGAATGGCTATATAACACTAAAATCTCATTAACATTATCTTAAGCAACTTTAATGGCAGAAATAACCGTGTAAATCCTGATTTTAAAACCGTTAAGTCTTTTAGAGATTTTCAAGATAATATTTTTATTTGTTAAGTATTGCAAAGATATATGTGTTACCTTTCTTAAAACATTGATTAACTAGTAAATATTGATGTTTACAAACAAGCTATAAAAGAAATATATGGAAATATATGAATTTTATAGTGTTAGTGCTATAAACTGACTGCTTGATTGGATAAGTTGCCGAAAATAAGAATAAAAAACTGTCTCTTTTATCTACTGTAGCTACTAATGCTCCACAGGAAGAGACAGTTAAAATTTAGCCCCAATAATCACTTAATCTTGAAATACCATGATATTACCAGAATAACAGGCGACCCAAACTTCTCTAGTTTGTGGGTCATAGGTAACGCCAATTGGGTTAGCACCAACATTCACTTTTTGTATAACTTTCAGATCATTAGTCCGAATTTTACTAACTGTGTTGTCACTGTAATTAACAACATAAAGTCTTTGTCCATCCTCTGATAAAACCATGCTACGTGGTGCGTTACCTGTAGAGACTTTATTAACTAACTTGCCTTGTGGTAATTGAATTTTGGCTATTTTTCCTTCTCCATTCAAAGAAGCATAGAGATATTTACCAGTGGGATCTATATTTAAATGTCGTGGCGCATTACCAATATTTTTCAACCATTTGACTGAGAAGTTATTGAGGTCAACTTTGGCAATATCATAAGAACCCATAACCGCAACATAAGCTTGATTATTGGCTGCATCAATTGCTATACCACGGGGATAAGGGCCAAGGGGAATTCTTTTAATTTCCTTATTTTTAGCAGTATCGACAACACTTAAATCCCAAGAACACCAGTTACTAACTAGTACTAAACCTTCATCATTAGCTGTTGCCACAAATTTTGGTACTGAACCAACTTGAACCACATGATCAATTTCTAAAGAATCAGTGTTAATGCGATACAAAAAACTCTTGTCTGTTTTCTGCTGAGGACTACATTTATCACTACCTGGATTGTTAAATCCTGGCCCATACATTTGGTAGTTAGAAATCCAGGCGTACTTACCATCTTGGGAAAAACTAGCTTCAACAGGTGCGCCGCGATAATTACCTTTGAATTTGGAGTAACCAAATTTTGATAAATCAACTTTATCGGGGATTACCTTAACTAATTTATGCTCCCGATTGTAAACAGTGATGGTATGGTTGTACATCATGTTTTGGGCAAAAAATAACCCATTGCCTGAATGTACGACAGATTTTGGCGAAATCTTACCAGAAATAGTTTTTTTGAGCGTCATTTTATGAGAATGACTGGATGAATTTTTTGGAATATTATCTTTAGTTTCTAATTGCCAAGGTTGAGCGAAATCATATTCTGACACAGCAGCTGCTAATACTTTTTCGTCGTTTGGTTGTTCTAGTTGTAGTGGCTGATTTATGGGTTGAGTTGGTTCGGTGGCAAATTTGATGGAGTTAGTTTTTGGTGCGGGGGGAGTTGGTTTTTTGATGGGAGTTTTGAGTTCTTTCGATTTATTTGGAACTACAGAGTTTTGACCTGTAGGTGTAGGTGATTTGATCGATTGCGATTTCATGGCTGCTAATGTTTTCGGCCCAACAATTCCATCAGCAATGAGTCCATGTTCTTTTTGAAATTTCAGTACAGCTGCTTCTGTGGCTGCATCAAAAGACCCGGTAATTGATTGTTTGAGATATCCAGATGCTTGCAGTTTTTGTTGAATAGATTTTACCTCTGCACTAATATCACCTCTGCGTAACATAGAAGTATTAGGCCGCAACTTTGGTGAATTGACTACAGCAGGTGTGGTAGGCTGGGGCGGTGTAATTGTTTTGATACTTGCACCAGATTCTAGTACTGTTAACGTCCGATGGTCAACAATTCCATTACTAACAAGTCCATGCGCTTTCTGAAATTGTATGACAGCTGCTTCTGTCGCAGCGTTAAAATCTCCGGTGATTGGTTGGTCAAAATATCCTGCTGCTTCTAATTTCCGCTGAATTGCCATCACTTCATAACTCAGATCACCTCTTTGTAAAATTACCTGAGAGCTTACCTGAGAACTAGGGGGTGATGATTTTCTTTGAGTAGTTTTAGTGACAGCAGGCTTAGGTTTAACCACAGCTGGAGTAGCTATTCCCAAATCAGCTTCTAGTACAGCTAATGTTTGAGAACCAACGACTCCATCAGCTTTTAAGCCGTGAGCTTTTTGAAATTTGATGACAGCAGCTTCTGTTACAGGGCCAAAATATCCAGTTACAGCTTGTTTAAAATATCCCGCTGCTTGCAGTTTTTGTTGTAGTGATGCTACTTGTGAATTTTTTTTCGCCTTTTTTTTAATGCTTGCGCTGGGTTACTCCAACCCAAAGAACTCAGACCAAAAGCACAAGAGAGAAACAGCATGAACGCTCCACGCTTTTCTGGTACCCAGTTGAGTTCTGGATAGCACAAGTCAGAATCCGCGAGATTTGCCAATTCTGAATTTGCAGAGGTTTCGTAGCTTTCAGCTAAATGCAGATAAGCAAGTGTATCCATAGTTAGAGAATACCAAGATTAAGTAAAATTTAAGACATTTTGTCGCCAGCGTAAATTGATCAATTTTTAAGATGCTCAGAGCCTATTGAAATTTACTTACAATCCAGTATCATATAACACTTTTAATAACTCCGCTAATTCTAACTTACGCAAGATGTAAGTTTGAGTGATGGTTGTTTGTTTACGTTGACCTCAAGGCCGCTAAACTCTGGGTCATACCATTTGGGATGGGGGACGGTTAAATAGTTGATTGGTAAGCTTTTCAGCTATCCATACTATCGCCATCGTTGTTTCAATTGGTGCTATGAGTAGCAGACCTATGATGTTACTAAGAACTTAACACTTTATACTGAGAAACGCTATAAAAAATGACTATAAATTTTTACACGATTACAGCTATTGTTAGCTACAGGTTTTAATTTAGCTTAGGAGTACTAAAA encodes the following:
- a CDS encoding response regulator, yielding MTHPELMVSNNIIHEFRTCTQLQYNGQLNIKSAKGHHWSFYYRLGRIVWAAGGTHPFRRWRRYMAQYCPQIDVEKIQFRQQDFAVYYWDYRLLEILYKRQKIHREQIQAIVENTITELLFDLAQHTDFVAFSCDRNQDTILETPMSFTSADLSVKQMQDSWKSWSEAGLANFSPDLAPILRRPEQLQQQVSPSVYNNFVTLMNGKQTLRDLAAKMKQNVLPVTRSLLPYILKGIVELIEVPDLPLLSTEGENNSTSMQPKNSHIPLVACVDDSPQVCKILEEIVTANGLRFIKIQDPIQALPTLIQHKPDLIFLDLIMPVASGYEICTQLRRVSAFANTPVIILTGNDGLLDRVRAKVVGSTDFLTKPVAADKVMSVIRKYLQVQKPANVTPPKSQSNSNLEMSLGH
- a CDS encoding peptidoglycan-binding protein, which codes for MVKPKPAVTKTTQRKSSPPSSQVSSQVILQRGDLSYEVMAIQRKLEAAGYFDQPITGDFNAATEAAVIQFQKAHGLVSNGIVDHRTLTVLESGASIKTITPPQPTTPAVVNSPKLRPNTSMLRRGDISAEVKSIQQKLQASGYLKQSITGSFDAATEAAVLKFQKEHGLIADGIVGPKTLAAMKSQSIKSPTPTGQNSVVPNKSKELKTPIKKPTPPAPKTNSIKFATEPTQPINQPLQLEQPNDEKVLAAAVSEYDFAQPWQLETKDNIPKNSSSHSHKMTLKKTISGKISPKSVVHSGNGLFFAQNMMYNHTITVYNREHKLVKVIPDKVDLSKFGYSKFKGNYRGAPVEASFSQDGKYAWISNYQMYGPGFNNPGSDKCSPQQKTDKSFLYRINTDSLEIDHVVQVGSVPKFVATANDEGLVLVSNWCSWDLSVVDTAKNKEIKRIPLGPYPRGIAIDAANNQAYVAVMGSYDIAKVDLNNFSVKWLKNIGNAPRHLNIDPTGKYLYASLNGEGKIAKIQLPQGKLVNKVSTGNAPRSMVLSEDGQRLYVVNYSDNTVSKIRTNDLKVIQKVNVGANPIGVTYDPQTREVWVACYSGNIMVFQD